A window of Babylonia areolata isolate BAREFJ2019XMU chromosome 2, ASM4173473v1, whole genome shotgun sequence contains these coding sequences:
- the LOC143279484 gene encoding uracil-DNA glycosylase-like, with product MLRKQLYCSFITVQNIMISQSKISSFFSRTPAKRTTSTTESEEKPEKKVKLSPEQNNKTDSSPQPLQENTLSSPCTPSRPSPASASSLTPEQKARIEANKRAALARQQSQKENAGTEGCMVTNMGASWKQALSAEFSKSYFKQLSQFVDGERRKGQVFPPADQVFTWTQACKITDVKVVILGQDPYHGPGQAHGLCFSVPKGIQPPPSLENMYKELAADIEGFKHPGHGMLMGWAKQGVLLLNACLTVRARQPNSHAGKGWEQFTDATIKWLNSNTTGTVFMLWGGYAQKKGACIDKKKHHVLKAAHPSPLSVYRGFSGCKHFSQCNALLKKSGKTPIDWTKLPPE from the exons ATGTTACGCAAACAGCTTTATTGTTCGTTTATCACTGTGCAGAATATCATGATCAGCCAGTCCAAAATTTCATCGTTCTTTTCTAGAACGCCTGCCAAGAGGACGACATCCACTACAGAGTCAGAG gaaAAACCCGAAAAGAAAGTGAAATTATCACCTGAACAGAACAACAAGACAGATTCATCACCACAGCCATTGCAGGAGAACACACTCAGTTCACCATGCACGCCATCAAGACCATCACCTGCCTCAGCATCCTCATTGACACCAGAACAGAAGGCACGAATAGAAGCCAACAAGAGGGCAGCACTGGCTCGACAACAATCACAAAAGGAGAATGCTGGGACAGAAGGCTGTATGGTGACAAACATGGGAGCTTCTTGGAAACAAGCCTTGAGTGCTGAATTTTCTAAGTCCTACTTCAAACAG cTCAGCCAGTTTGTAGATGGGGAGCGAAGAAAAGGCCAGGTATTCCCGCCTGCCGATCAGGTCTTCACATGGACACAAGCCTGCAAGATCACAGAT gtgaAAGTGGTGATTCTGGGACAGGACCCTTACCATGGACCTGGACAAGCACATG GGCTCTGTTTCAGTGTGCCCAAAGGAATCCAACCTCCTCCCAG tTTGGAGAACATGTACAAAGAACTGGCCGCAGACATTGAAGGCTTCAAACACCCTGGTCATGGTATGCTGATGGGCTGGGCAAAACAAG GTGTGCTGCTGCTGAATGCTTGCTTAACAGTGCGTGCTCGTCAGCCAAACTCGCATGCAGGCAAGGGATGGGAGCAGTTCACTGATGCAACAATCAAATGGCTGAACAGTAACACAACGGGAACTGTCTTCATGCTCTGGGGAGGTTACGCACAGAAAAAGGGAGCCTGCATAGACAAA AAAAAGCACCACGTGTTAAAAGCAGCACATccatcaccactgtcagtctACAGGGGATTCAGCGGCTGCAAGCACTTTTCCCAATGCAACGCGCTGCTGAAAAAGAGTGGTAAAACTCCCATTGACTGGACCAAACTTCCCCCCGAGTAA